The following are from one region of the Gambusia affinis linkage group LG02, SWU_Gaff_1.0, whole genome shotgun sequence genome:
- the gjd6 gene encoding gap junction protein delta 6 encodes MTEWTLLKRLLDAVHHHSTMIGRLWLTVMVIFRLLIVAVATEDVYTDEQEMFVCNTLQPGCSTVCYDTFAPISQPRFWVFHIISVSTPSLCFIIYTWHNLSKLPQNSSQMLGNRPRHKAIDVKQEERQETFNCSCDSDSCSIHSHKHLGHSLADVLEDLTTKNIQKKDLNNTVNLIHPQTCTFREGTEVAQVGSGGVLSKCYIFHVCLRAVLEIGFVLAQWKLYGFHVPVQFLCTSSPCRQPVDCYISRPTEKTIFLLFMFCVGVFCIMLNLLELNHLGWKKIRHVLRDVTSTTSLPTLDLVVGHQPDWSCALSREVVEVEVRPGQAKRSDSHKYERQLLKTKKEIERCKQRSAEVWI; translated from the exons ATGACCGAGTGGACTTTACTCAAACGTCTCCTGGATGCTGTCCATCATCACTCCACTATGATCGGACGCCTATGGCTCACAGTCATGGTTATTTTCAGGCTGCTCATTGTTGCTGTTGCTACAGAGGATGTGTATACGGATgaacaagaaatgtttgtttgcaaCACTTTACAGCCAGGATGTTCAACTGTTTGCTACGACACATTTGCACCCATCTCACAGCCTCGGTTCTGGGTGTTTCACATAATCAGTGTATCCACTCCGTCACTTTGCTTTATCATTTACACATGGCATAACCTGTCCAAGCTACCACAGAATAGTTCTCAGATGCTGGGAAATCGACCAAGGCATAAAGCCATTGATGTAAAGCAAGAGGAAAGACAAGAGACATTCAACTGCAGCTGTGACTCGGACAGTTGCTCAATCCACTCCCATAAGCATCTAGGTCACAGCCTAGCAGATGTGCTGGAGGACCTCACTACTAAGAACATTCAGAAAAAGGACCTAAACAATACAGTGAACTTGATCCATCCCCAAACCTGCACCTTCAGAGAGGGCACTGAGGTAGCTCAAGTTGGTTCTGGTGGAGTTCTGtccaaatgttacattttccatgtttgtcTGAGGGCTGTCTTGGAGATTGGCTTTGTCTTGGCCCAGTGGAAGCTGTATGGCTTCCATGTACCTGTCCAATTTCTTTGCACTTCTTCCCCATGCAGGCAACCGGTGGACTGCTACATATCCAGACCCACAGAGAAGACTATCTTCCTCCTCTTTATGTTCTGTGTAGGAGTTTTCTGCATTATGCTGAACCTCCTGGAATTAAATCATCTGGGTTGGAAAAAGATTCGTCATGTATTGAG GGATGTGACCAGCACTACCTCTCTACCCACTCTGGACCTGGTGGTGGGTCATCAGCCTGATTGGAGCTGTGCACTTAGCCGTGAAGTTGTGGAAGTAGAAGTCAGGCCTGGACAAGCAAAGAGATCTGACTCACATAAATATGAGAGGCAGCTTCTGAAGACCAAGAAGGAGATTGAAAGGTGCAAACAGAGGAGTGCTGAGGTCTGGATATAg
- the LOC122819943 gene encoding protein mono-ADP-ribosyltransferase PARP6 isoform X1: MDIKGQCWTDEESDGENESEQFLYGIQCCLLQGSCAADLYRHPQLDADIEAVKDIYTDSAISVREYGTIDDVDIDLHINIGFLDEEVATAWKVIRTEPIILRLRFSLSQYLDGPEPSVDVFQPSNKEGFSLGLQLKKILSTFTSQQWKHLSNEFLKAQQEKRHSWFKAGGTIKKFRAGLSIFSPIPKSPSFPLIQDTVLKGKLSVPELRVTRLMNRSISCTMKNPKGELFSYPPNSQTVAVPAARAPAQITTRQLIELFFSSQAGGHCKNIPTLEYGFLVQIMKYSEQRIPTLNEYCVVCDEQHVFQNGSMLKPAVCTRELCVFSFYTLGVMSGAAEEVATGAEVVDLLVAMCRAALESPRKSIIFEPYPSVVDPNDPKTLAFNPKKKNYERLQKALDSVMSIREMTQGSYLEIKKQMDKLDPLAHPLLQWIISSNRSHIVKLPLSRQLKFMHTSHQFLLLSSPPAKEARFRTAKKLYGSTFAFHGSHIENWHSVLRNGLVNASYTKLQLHGAAYGKGIYLSPISSISFGYSGMGKGQHRMPTKDELVQRYNRMNTIPQSRPIQSRFLQSRNLNCIALCEVITSKDLQKHGNIWVCPVSDHVCTRFFFVYEDGQVGDANINTQEPKVQKEIMRVIGTQIYSS, translated from the exons ATG GATATCAAAGGCCAGTGTTGGACCGACGAGGAGTCAGATGGGGAGAACGAATCTGAACAGTTCCTTTATGGAATCCAG TGCTGCTTGTTGCAGGGGAGCTGTGCTGCTGACCTGTACCGCCACCCTCAGCTAGATGCAGATATTGAAGCTGTGAAAGACATCTACACCGACAGTGCCATCTCTGTCAG GGAGTACGGAACCATTGATGATGTGGACATCGATCTTCATATTAACATCGGCTTCTTAGAT GAGGAGGTTGCAACAGCCTGGAAAGTTATAAGAACAGAGCCCATTATTCTGAGACTGcgcttttctctttctcagtACCTTGATGGACCCG agcCGTCGGTAGATGTGTTTCAGCCTTCGAATAAAGAAGGCTTCAGTCTAGGCCTGCAACTCAAAAA GATCCTGAGCACATTTACCTCACAGCAGTGGAAGCACCTCAGCAATGAGTTCCTCAAGGCCCAACAGGAAAAGAGGCATAGCTGGTTCAAAGCTGGAGGGACCATCAAGAAATTCCGTGCTGGGCTCAGCATTTTCTCCCCAATTCCCAA GTCTCCAAGTTTTCCTCTGATCCAAGACACAGTTCTAAAGGGGAAGCTGAGTGTCCCTGAGCTGAGAGTGACCCGCCTGATGAACCGCTCTATCTCCTGTACAATGAAGAACCCTAAAGGGGAACTCTTTAGCTATCCACCAAACAGCCAG ACTGTAGCTGTCCCGGCGGCCAGGGCCCCAGCGCAGATTACCACGAGGCAGCtgattgaattgtttttttcatcccaGGCGGGCGGCCACTGCAAGAACATCCCTACTTTGGAGTACGGCTTCTTAGTGCAG ATAATGAAGTACTCAGAGCAGAGGATCCCCACTCTTAATGAGTACTGCGTGGTTTGTGACGAACAGCATGTCTTTCAGAATGGGTCCATGCTGAAG CCTGCTGTGTGTACCAGAGAGTTGTGTGTGTTCTCCTTCTACACTCTGGGTGTGATGTCTGGAGCTGCAGAAGAAGTGGCAACAGGAGCAGAG GTTGTGGACCTGCTTGTGGCTATGTGTAGAGCTGCACTTGAGTCCCCACGCAAGAGCATTATCTTTGAGCCCTACCCATCGGTTGTGGATCCAAATGATCCCAAAACTCTTGCATTCAACCCGAAG AAGAAGAATTATGAAAGACTGCAGAAAGCACTGGACAGTGTCATGTCCATTCGTGAAATGACCCAG gGTTCATATCTGGAGATCAAGAAACAGATGGACAAACTGGACCCTTTGGCCCACCCTCTGTTGCAATG GATCATCTCCAGTAATAGGTCTCATATTGTCAAGCTGCCTCTCAGCAGG CAACTGAAATTCATGCACACATCCCACCAGTTCCTGTTGCTCAGCAGCCCCCCAGCCAAGGAGGCTCGCTTTCGTACCGCCAAGAAGCTCTATGGCAGCACCTTTGCCTTTCA TGGATCCCATATAGAGAATTGGCACTCTGTTCTTAGAAATGGACTGGTCAACGCCTCTTACACCAAGCTGCAG CTGCATGGTGCAGCGTATGGAAAGGGCATCTATCTGAGCCCCATCTCCAGTATATCTTTTGGATACTCAG GAATGGGGAAAGGACAACATCGCATGCCCACCAAAGATGAGCTGGTACAGCGTTACAACCGTATGAACACCATACCGCAG AGCCGTCCAATACAATCAAGGTTTCTGCAAAGTCGAAACTTGAACTGCATTGCTCTTTGTGAAG TGATCACATCTAAAGATCTCCAGAAACACGGCAACATATGGGTGTGTCCCGTCTCCGACCATGTCTGTACCCGCTTCTTTTTTGT GTATGAGGATGGCCAAGTAGGAGATGCCAACATCAACACTCAGGAGCCCAAGGTGCAGAAGGAGATCATGCGTGTGATTGGGACCCAAATCTACTCAAGCTAA
- the LOC122819943 gene encoding protein mono-ADP-ribosyltransferase PARP6 isoform X3: MDIKGQCWTDEESDGENESEQFLYGIQGSCAADLYRHPQLDADIEAVKDIYTDSAISVREYGTIDDVDIDLHINIGFLDEEVATAWKVIRTEPIILRLRFSLSQYLDGPEPSVDVFQPSNKEGFSLGLQLKKILSTFTSQQWKHLSNEFLKAQQEKRHSWFKAGGTIKKFRAGLSIFSPIPKSPSFPLIQDTVLKGKLSVPELRVTRLMNRSISCTMKNPKGELFSYPPNSQTVAVPAARAPAQITTRQLIELFFSSQAGGHCKNIPTLEYGFLVQIMKYSEQRIPTLNEYCVVCDEQHVFQNGSMLKPAVCTRELCVFSFYTLGVMSGAAEEVATGAEVVDLLVAMCRAALESPRKSIIFEPYPSVVDPNDPKTLAFNPKKKNYERLQKALDSVMSIREMTQGSYLEIKKQMDKLDPLAHPLLQWIISSNRSHIVKLPLSRQLKFMHTSHQFLLLSSPPAKEARFRTAKKLYGSTFAFHGSHIENWHSVLRNGLVNASYTKLQLHGAAYGKGIYLSPISSISFGYSGMGKGQHRMPTKDELVQRYNRMNTIPQSRPIQSRFLQSRNLNCIALCEVITSKDLQKHGNIWVCPVSDHVCTRFFFVYEDGQVGDANINTQEPKVQKEIMRVIGTQIYSS; encoded by the exons ATG GATATCAAAGGCCAGTGTTGGACCGACGAGGAGTCAGATGGGGAGAACGAATCTGAACAGTTCCTTTATGGAATCCAG GGGAGCTGTGCTGCTGACCTGTACCGCCACCCTCAGCTAGATGCAGATATTGAAGCTGTGAAAGACATCTACACCGACAGTGCCATCTCTGTCAG GGAGTACGGAACCATTGATGATGTGGACATCGATCTTCATATTAACATCGGCTTCTTAGAT GAGGAGGTTGCAACAGCCTGGAAAGTTATAAGAACAGAGCCCATTATTCTGAGACTGcgcttttctctttctcagtACCTTGATGGACCCG agcCGTCGGTAGATGTGTTTCAGCCTTCGAATAAAGAAGGCTTCAGTCTAGGCCTGCAACTCAAAAA GATCCTGAGCACATTTACCTCACAGCAGTGGAAGCACCTCAGCAATGAGTTCCTCAAGGCCCAACAGGAAAAGAGGCATAGCTGGTTCAAAGCTGGAGGGACCATCAAGAAATTCCGTGCTGGGCTCAGCATTTTCTCCCCAATTCCCAA GTCTCCAAGTTTTCCTCTGATCCAAGACACAGTTCTAAAGGGGAAGCTGAGTGTCCCTGAGCTGAGAGTGACCCGCCTGATGAACCGCTCTATCTCCTGTACAATGAAGAACCCTAAAGGGGAACTCTTTAGCTATCCACCAAACAGCCAG ACTGTAGCTGTCCCGGCGGCCAGGGCCCCAGCGCAGATTACCACGAGGCAGCtgattgaattgtttttttcatcccaGGCGGGCGGCCACTGCAAGAACATCCCTACTTTGGAGTACGGCTTCTTAGTGCAG ATAATGAAGTACTCAGAGCAGAGGATCCCCACTCTTAATGAGTACTGCGTGGTTTGTGACGAACAGCATGTCTTTCAGAATGGGTCCATGCTGAAG CCTGCTGTGTGTACCAGAGAGTTGTGTGTGTTCTCCTTCTACACTCTGGGTGTGATGTCTGGAGCTGCAGAAGAAGTGGCAACAGGAGCAGAG GTTGTGGACCTGCTTGTGGCTATGTGTAGAGCTGCACTTGAGTCCCCACGCAAGAGCATTATCTTTGAGCCCTACCCATCGGTTGTGGATCCAAATGATCCCAAAACTCTTGCATTCAACCCGAAG AAGAAGAATTATGAAAGACTGCAGAAAGCACTGGACAGTGTCATGTCCATTCGTGAAATGACCCAG gGTTCATATCTGGAGATCAAGAAACAGATGGACAAACTGGACCCTTTGGCCCACCCTCTGTTGCAATG GATCATCTCCAGTAATAGGTCTCATATTGTCAAGCTGCCTCTCAGCAGG CAACTGAAATTCATGCACACATCCCACCAGTTCCTGTTGCTCAGCAGCCCCCCAGCCAAGGAGGCTCGCTTTCGTACCGCCAAGAAGCTCTATGGCAGCACCTTTGCCTTTCA TGGATCCCATATAGAGAATTGGCACTCTGTTCTTAGAAATGGACTGGTCAACGCCTCTTACACCAAGCTGCAG CTGCATGGTGCAGCGTATGGAAAGGGCATCTATCTGAGCCCCATCTCCAGTATATCTTTTGGATACTCAG GAATGGGGAAAGGACAACATCGCATGCCCACCAAAGATGAGCTGGTACAGCGTTACAACCGTATGAACACCATACCGCAG AGCCGTCCAATACAATCAAGGTTTCTGCAAAGTCGAAACTTGAACTGCATTGCTCTTTGTGAAG TGATCACATCTAAAGATCTCCAGAAACACGGCAACATATGGGTGTGTCCCGTCTCCGACCATGTCTGTACCCGCTTCTTTTTTGT GTATGAGGATGGCCAAGTAGGAGATGCCAACATCAACACTCAGGAGCCCAAGGTGCAGAAGGAGATCATGCGTGTGATTGGGACCCAAATCTACTCAAGCTAA
- the LOC122819943 gene encoding protein mono-ADP-ribosyltransferase PARP6 isoform X2: protein MDIKGQCWTDEESDGENESEQFLYGIQCCLLQGSCAADLYRHPQLDADIEAVKDIYTDSAISVREYGTIDDVDIDLHINIGFLDEEVATAWKVIRTEPIILRLRFSLSQYLDGPEPSVDVFQPSNKEGFSLGLQLKKILSTFTSQQWKHLSNEFLKAQQEKRHSWFKAGGTIKKFRAGLSIFSPIPKSPSFPLIQDTVLKGKLSVPELRVTRLMNRSISCTMKNPKGELFSYPPNSQTVAVPAARAPAQITTRQLIELFFSSQAGGHCKNIPTLEYGFLVQIMKYSEQRIPTLNEYCVVCDEQHVFQNGSMLKPAVCTRELCVFSFYTLGVMSGAAEEVATGAEVVDLLVAMCRAALESPRKSIIFEPYPSVVDPNDPKTLAFNPKKNYERLQKALDSVMSIREMTQGSYLEIKKQMDKLDPLAHPLLQWIISSNRSHIVKLPLSRQLKFMHTSHQFLLLSSPPAKEARFRTAKKLYGSTFAFHGSHIENWHSVLRNGLVNASYTKLQLHGAAYGKGIYLSPISSISFGYSGMGKGQHRMPTKDELVQRYNRMNTIPQSRPIQSRFLQSRNLNCIALCEVITSKDLQKHGNIWVCPVSDHVCTRFFFVYEDGQVGDANINTQEPKVQKEIMRVIGTQIYSS, encoded by the exons ATG GATATCAAAGGCCAGTGTTGGACCGACGAGGAGTCAGATGGGGAGAACGAATCTGAACAGTTCCTTTATGGAATCCAG TGCTGCTTGTTGCAGGGGAGCTGTGCTGCTGACCTGTACCGCCACCCTCAGCTAGATGCAGATATTGAAGCTGTGAAAGACATCTACACCGACAGTGCCATCTCTGTCAG GGAGTACGGAACCATTGATGATGTGGACATCGATCTTCATATTAACATCGGCTTCTTAGAT GAGGAGGTTGCAACAGCCTGGAAAGTTATAAGAACAGAGCCCATTATTCTGAGACTGcgcttttctctttctcagtACCTTGATGGACCCG agcCGTCGGTAGATGTGTTTCAGCCTTCGAATAAAGAAGGCTTCAGTCTAGGCCTGCAACTCAAAAA GATCCTGAGCACATTTACCTCACAGCAGTGGAAGCACCTCAGCAATGAGTTCCTCAAGGCCCAACAGGAAAAGAGGCATAGCTGGTTCAAAGCTGGAGGGACCATCAAGAAATTCCGTGCTGGGCTCAGCATTTTCTCCCCAATTCCCAA GTCTCCAAGTTTTCCTCTGATCCAAGACACAGTTCTAAAGGGGAAGCTGAGTGTCCCTGAGCTGAGAGTGACCCGCCTGATGAACCGCTCTATCTCCTGTACAATGAAGAACCCTAAAGGGGAACTCTTTAGCTATCCACCAAACAGCCAG ACTGTAGCTGTCCCGGCGGCCAGGGCCCCAGCGCAGATTACCACGAGGCAGCtgattgaattgtttttttcatcccaGGCGGGCGGCCACTGCAAGAACATCCCTACTTTGGAGTACGGCTTCTTAGTGCAG ATAATGAAGTACTCAGAGCAGAGGATCCCCACTCTTAATGAGTACTGCGTGGTTTGTGACGAACAGCATGTCTTTCAGAATGGGTCCATGCTGAAG CCTGCTGTGTGTACCAGAGAGTTGTGTGTGTTCTCCTTCTACACTCTGGGTGTGATGTCTGGAGCTGCAGAAGAAGTGGCAACAGGAGCAGAG GTTGTGGACCTGCTTGTGGCTATGTGTAGAGCTGCACTTGAGTCCCCACGCAAGAGCATTATCTTTGAGCCCTACCCATCGGTTGTGGATCCAAATGATCCCAAAACTCTTGCATTCAACCCGAAG AAGAATTATGAAAGACTGCAGAAAGCACTGGACAGTGTCATGTCCATTCGTGAAATGACCCAG gGTTCATATCTGGAGATCAAGAAACAGATGGACAAACTGGACCCTTTGGCCCACCCTCTGTTGCAATG GATCATCTCCAGTAATAGGTCTCATATTGTCAAGCTGCCTCTCAGCAGG CAACTGAAATTCATGCACACATCCCACCAGTTCCTGTTGCTCAGCAGCCCCCCAGCCAAGGAGGCTCGCTTTCGTACCGCCAAGAAGCTCTATGGCAGCACCTTTGCCTTTCA TGGATCCCATATAGAGAATTGGCACTCTGTTCTTAGAAATGGACTGGTCAACGCCTCTTACACCAAGCTGCAG CTGCATGGTGCAGCGTATGGAAAGGGCATCTATCTGAGCCCCATCTCCAGTATATCTTTTGGATACTCAG GAATGGGGAAAGGACAACATCGCATGCCCACCAAAGATGAGCTGGTACAGCGTTACAACCGTATGAACACCATACCGCAG AGCCGTCCAATACAATCAAGGTTTCTGCAAAGTCGAAACTTGAACTGCATTGCTCTTTGTGAAG TGATCACATCTAAAGATCTCCAGAAACACGGCAACATATGGGTGTGTCCCGTCTCCGACCATGTCTGTACCCGCTTCTTTTTTGT GTATGAGGATGGCCAAGTAGGAGATGCCAACATCAACACTCAGGAGCCCAAGGTGCAGAAGGAGATCATGCGTGTGATTGGGACCCAAATCTACTCAAGCTAA
- the LOC122819943 gene encoding protein mono-ADP-ribosyltransferase PARP6 isoform X5 → MDIKGQCWTDEESDGENESEQFLYGIQGSCAADLYRHPQLDADIEAVKDIYTDSAISVREYGTIDDVDIDLHINIGFLDEEVATAWKVIRTEPIILRLRFSLSQYLDGPEPSVDVFQPSNKEGFSLGLQLKKILSTFTSQQWKHLSNEFLKAQQEKRHSWFKAGGTIKKFRAGLSIFSPIPKSPSFPLIQDTVLKGKLSVPELRVTRLMNRSISCTMKNPKGELFSYPPNSQAGGHCKNIPTLEYGFLVQIMKYSEQRIPTLNEYCVVCDEQHVFQNGSMLKPAVCTRELCVFSFYTLGVMSGAAEEVATGAEVVDLLVAMCRAALESPRKSIIFEPYPSVVDPNDPKTLAFNPKKKNYERLQKALDSVMSIREMTQGSYLEIKKQMDKLDPLAHPLLQWIISSNRSHIVKLPLSRQLKFMHTSHQFLLLSSPPAKEARFRTAKKLYGSTFAFHGSHIENWHSVLRNGLVNASYTKLQLHGAAYGKGIYLSPISSISFGYSGMGKGQHRMPTKDELVQRYNRMNTIPQSRPIQSRFLQSRNLNCIALCEVITSKDLQKHGNIWVCPVSDHVCTRFFFVYEDGQVGDANINTQEPKVQKEIMRVIGTQIYSS, encoded by the exons ATG GATATCAAAGGCCAGTGTTGGACCGACGAGGAGTCAGATGGGGAGAACGAATCTGAACAGTTCCTTTATGGAATCCAG GGGAGCTGTGCTGCTGACCTGTACCGCCACCCTCAGCTAGATGCAGATATTGAAGCTGTGAAAGACATCTACACCGACAGTGCCATCTCTGTCAG GGAGTACGGAACCATTGATGATGTGGACATCGATCTTCATATTAACATCGGCTTCTTAGAT GAGGAGGTTGCAACAGCCTGGAAAGTTATAAGAACAGAGCCCATTATTCTGAGACTGcgcttttctctttctcagtACCTTGATGGACCCG agcCGTCGGTAGATGTGTTTCAGCCTTCGAATAAAGAAGGCTTCAGTCTAGGCCTGCAACTCAAAAA GATCCTGAGCACATTTACCTCACAGCAGTGGAAGCACCTCAGCAATGAGTTCCTCAAGGCCCAACAGGAAAAGAGGCATAGCTGGTTCAAAGCTGGAGGGACCATCAAGAAATTCCGTGCTGGGCTCAGCATTTTCTCCCCAATTCCCAA GTCTCCAAGTTTTCCTCTGATCCAAGACACAGTTCTAAAGGGGAAGCTGAGTGTCCCTGAGCTGAGAGTGACCCGCCTGATGAACCGCTCTATCTCCTGTACAATGAAGAACCCTAAAGGGGAACTCTTTAGCTATCCACCAAACAGCCAG GCGGGCGGCCACTGCAAGAACATCCCTACTTTGGAGTACGGCTTCTTAGTGCAG ATAATGAAGTACTCAGAGCAGAGGATCCCCACTCTTAATGAGTACTGCGTGGTTTGTGACGAACAGCATGTCTTTCAGAATGGGTCCATGCTGAAG CCTGCTGTGTGTACCAGAGAGTTGTGTGTGTTCTCCTTCTACACTCTGGGTGTGATGTCTGGAGCTGCAGAAGAAGTGGCAACAGGAGCAGAG GTTGTGGACCTGCTTGTGGCTATGTGTAGAGCTGCACTTGAGTCCCCACGCAAGAGCATTATCTTTGAGCCCTACCCATCGGTTGTGGATCCAAATGATCCCAAAACTCTTGCATTCAACCCGAAG AAGAAGAATTATGAAAGACTGCAGAAAGCACTGGACAGTGTCATGTCCATTCGTGAAATGACCCAG gGTTCATATCTGGAGATCAAGAAACAGATGGACAAACTGGACCCTTTGGCCCACCCTCTGTTGCAATG GATCATCTCCAGTAATAGGTCTCATATTGTCAAGCTGCCTCTCAGCAGG CAACTGAAATTCATGCACACATCCCACCAGTTCCTGTTGCTCAGCAGCCCCCCAGCCAAGGAGGCTCGCTTTCGTACCGCCAAGAAGCTCTATGGCAGCACCTTTGCCTTTCA TGGATCCCATATAGAGAATTGGCACTCTGTTCTTAGAAATGGACTGGTCAACGCCTCTTACACCAAGCTGCAG CTGCATGGTGCAGCGTATGGAAAGGGCATCTATCTGAGCCCCATCTCCAGTATATCTTTTGGATACTCAG GAATGGGGAAAGGACAACATCGCATGCCCACCAAAGATGAGCTGGTACAGCGTTACAACCGTATGAACACCATACCGCAG AGCCGTCCAATACAATCAAGGTTTCTGCAAAGTCGAAACTTGAACTGCATTGCTCTTTGTGAAG TGATCACATCTAAAGATCTCCAGAAACACGGCAACATATGGGTGTGTCCCGTCTCCGACCATGTCTGTACCCGCTTCTTTTTTGT GTATGAGGATGGCCAAGTAGGAGATGCCAACATCAACACTCAGGAGCCCAAGGTGCAGAAGGAGATCATGCGTGTGATTGGGACCCAAATCTACTCAAGCTAA
- the LOC122819943 gene encoding protein mono-ADP-ribosyltransferase PARP6 isoform X4 translates to MDIKGQCWTDEESDGENESEQFLYGIQCCLLQGSCAADLYRHPQLDADIEAVKDIYTDSAISVREYGTIDDVDIDLHINIGFLDEEVATAWKVIRTEPIILRLRFSLSQYLDGPEPSVDVFQPSNKEGFSLGLQLKKILSTFTSQQWKHLSNEFLKAQQEKRHSWFKAGGTIKKFRAGLSIFSPIPKSPSFPLIQDTVLKGKLSVPELRVTRLMNRSISCTMKNPKGELFSYPPNSQAGGHCKNIPTLEYGFLVQIMKYSEQRIPTLNEYCVVCDEQHVFQNGSMLKPAVCTRELCVFSFYTLGVMSGAAEEVATGAEVVDLLVAMCRAALESPRKSIIFEPYPSVVDPNDPKTLAFNPKKKNYERLQKALDSVMSIREMTQGSYLEIKKQMDKLDPLAHPLLQWIISSNRSHIVKLPLSRQLKFMHTSHQFLLLSSPPAKEARFRTAKKLYGSTFAFHGSHIENWHSVLRNGLVNASYTKLQLHGAAYGKGIYLSPISSISFGYSGMGKGQHRMPTKDELVQRYNRMNTIPQSRPIQSRFLQSRNLNCIALCEVITSKDLQKHGNIWVCPVSDHVCTRFFFVYEDGQVGDANINTQEPKVQKEIMRVIGTQIYSS, encoded by the exons ATG GATATCAAAGGCCAGTGTTGGACCGACGAGGAGTCAGATGGGGAGAACGAATCTGAACAGTTCCTTTATGGAATCCAG TGCTGCTTGTTGCAGGGGAGCTGTGCTGCTGACCTGTACCGCCACCCTCAGCTAGATGCAGATATTGAAGCTGTGAAAGACATCTACACCGACAGTGCCATCTCTGTCAG GGAGTACGGAACCATTGATGATGTGGACATCGATCTTCATATTAACATCGGCTTCTTAGAT GAGGAGGTTGCAACAGCCTGGAAAGTTATAAGAACAGAGCCCATTATTCTGAGACTGcgcttttctctttctcagtACCTTGATGGACCCG agcCGTCGGTAGATGTGTTTCAGCCTTCGAATAAAGAAGGCTTCAGTCTAGGCCTGCAACTCAAAAA GATCCTGAGCACATTTACCTCACAGCAGTGGAAGCACCTCAGCAATGAGTTCCTCAAGGCCCAACAGGAAAAGAGGCATAGCTGGTTCAAAGCTGGAGGGACCATCAAGAAATTCCGTGCTGGGCTCAGCATTTTCTCCCCAATTCCCAA GTCTCCAAGTTTTCCTCTGATCCAAGACACAGTTCTAAAGGGGAAGCTGAGTGTCCCTGAGCTGAGAGTGACCCGCCTGATGAACCGCTCTATCTCCTGTACAATGAAGAACCCTAAAGGGGAACTCTTTAGCTATCCACCAAACAGCCAG GCGGGCGGCCACTGCAAGAACATCCCTACTTTGGAGTACGGCTTCTTAGTGCAG ATAATGAAGTACTCAGAGCAGAGGATCCCCACTCTTAATGAGTACTGCGTGGTTTGTGACGAACAGCATGTCTTTCAGAATGGGTCCATGCTGAAG CCTGCTGTGTGTACCAGAGAGTTGTGTGTGTTCTCCTTCTACACTCTGGGTGTGATGTCTGGAGCTGCAGAAGAAGTGGCAACAGGAGCAGAG GTTGTGGACCTGCTTGTGGCTATGTGTAGAGCTGCACTTGAGTCCCCACGCAAGAGCATTATCTTTGAGCCCTACCCATCGGTTGTGGATCCAAATGATCCCAAAACTCTTGCATTCAACCCGAAG AAGAAGAATTATGAAAGACTGCAGAAAGCACTGGACAGTGTCATGTCCATTCGTGAAATGACCCAG gGTTCATATCTGGAGATCAAGAAACAGATGGACAAACTGGACCCTTTGGCCCACCCTCTGTTGCAATG GATCATCTCCAGTAATAGGTCTCATATTGTCAAGCTGCCTCTCAGCAGG CAACTGAAATTCATGCACACATCCCACCAGTTCCTGTTGCTCAGCAGCCCCCCAGCCAAGGAGGCTCGCTTTCGTACCGCCAAGAAGCTCTATGGCAGCACCTTTGCCTTTCA TGGATCCCATATAGAGAATTGGCACTCTGTTCTTAGAAATGGACTGGTCAACGCCTCTTACACCAAGCTGCAG CTGCATGGTGCAGCGTATGGAAAGGGCATCTATCTGAGCCCCATCTCCAGTATATCTTTTGGATACTCAG GAATGGGGAAAGGACAACATCGCATGCCCACCAAAGATGAGCTGGTACAGCGTTACAACCGTATGAACACCATACCGCAG AGCCGTCCAATACAATCAAGGTTTCTGCAAAGTCGAAACTTGAACTGCATTGCTCTTTGTGAAG TGATCACATCTAAAGATCTCCAGAAACACGGCAACATATGGGTGTGTCCCGTCTCCGACCATGTCTGTACCCGCTTCTTTTTTGT GTATGAGGATGGCCAAGTAGGAGATGCCAACATCAACACTCAGGAGCCCAAGGTGCAGAAGGAGATCATGCGTGTGATTGGGACCCAAATCTACTCAAGCTAA